In one window of Firmicutes bacterium HGW-Firmicutes-1 DNA:
- a CDS encoding selenide, water dikinase SelD: MKKIKLTEYSHGAGCGCKISPAILDAILKTNQNTTLNYPNLLVGNSTKDDAAAYDLGNGFSVLSTTDFFMPIVDDPYTFGKIAATNAMSDIYAMGGKPLMAISILGWPINVLSPEIAREVIEGGRAVCEDAGIPLAGGHSIDSPEPIFGLAVTGIVENSRLKQNNKAVSGCEIFLTKPLGIGILTTAQKRKKIEDGHIDVAIAAMCTLNKIGSQLSSLESVVALTDITGFGLLGHLGEVCEGSGISAIIEYDKIPLLPNTKKYLKMDCISGGTINNFKSYGHTIEEMTEEQKYILCDAQTSGGLLAIVKKEGVSDFLKITSQAGLSLQSIGHTCNRFESLIKVI, from the coding sequence ATGAAAAAAATAAAACTTACCGAATATAGCCATGGAGCTGGTTGTGGATGCAAGATTTCACCAGCAATTTTAGACGCTATTTTAAAAACAAATCAAAATACTACTTTAAACTATCCAAACTTACTTGTTGGAAATAGTACGAAGGACGATGCAGCAGCCTATGATTTGGGCAATGGATTTTCAGTTTTAAGCACAACAGATTTTTTTATGCCGATTGTAGATGATCCTTACACCTTTGGAAAAATTGCTGCTACAAATGCGATGAGTGATATTTATGCAATGGGTGGAAAACCACTGATGGCAATTTCTATCCTGGGTTGGCCAATCAACGTTCTTTCACCAGAAATTGCTAGAGAGGTGATTGAAGGTGGACGAGCTGTTTGTGAAGATGCAGGTATTCCACTTGCAGGAGGGCATTCTATTGACTCACCTGAGCCGATCTTTGGACTTGCAGTCACTGGAATTGTTGAAAATAGCAGGTTAAAACAAAATAACAAAGCAGTTTCGGGATGTGAAATATTCTTAACCAAACCTCTAGGAATTGGTATTTTAACAACTGCACAAAAAAGAAAAAAGATAGAAGACGGACATATTGATGTGGCAATTGCTGCTATGTGTACATTGAACAAGATTGGTTCACAGCTTTCATCACTAGAAAGTGTAGTTGCATTAACAGATATTACGGGGTTCGGATTACTTGGACATTTAGGAGAAGTATGTGAAGGTAGTGGTATTTCGGCTATTATTGAATATGATAAAATCCCATTATTACCAAATACAAAAAAATACCTCAAAATGGACTGTATATCTGGAGGGACAATAAACAATTTTAAAAGCTATGGGCACACAATTGAAGAAATGACGGAAGAACAAAAATATATCTTATGTGATGCACAAACATCTGGTGGACTGCTTGCTATTGTGAAAAAGGAAGGTGTTTCAGACTTTCTAAAAATAACCTCTCAAGCGGGTTTATCTCTTCAATCCATTGGTCATACGTGCAATCGATTTGAAAGTTTAATAAAGGTTATATAA